The Chloroflexota bacterium DNA segment GTTGTTGAAGCCGCTGACAGCTTGAAATATCCCCAGCCAGGCAGCCTCCGGCAGGCTCACGTCGAGGCTCCCCGCAAAGCGCACCGTCAGCAGCACGCCGCCGACGAGCTGCAGCACCAGCGCCGTAACCATAAGATTGCGGATTGCCCGGAGTATCCCGCCGAGGCGCGTGTCGCCGAGCCCCTCGCGGAAGGCCATGCGCTGCGGCAGCGTGATTCGCTGGCCCAGCAGGATGTAAATGAACCCCGCCATCGTCATCCAGCCCAGTCCTCCGACGAGGATCAGCAGCCAGATGATCGCCTGCCCCGCATAGCTCCAGTGTGTCGGCGTGTCCACTACAACCAGTCCCGTCACCGTCGCGGCGGAAGTGGCCGTGAAGAGCGCGTCCATCGGCGAGGACCACTCACCCGTCGCGCTGGCGAAGGGGAGCATGAGCAGCAACGTTCCTATGGCAATGAGGAGGGCGAGGCCGCCAATCAGCGTCGTCGGCGAATTGATGGGACGCAGGCGAGGGGTGCGTAGGGGGATGCGTACAGTGACTGGGCGGGTCTCCTGGGGTCTGGGACGCCGGACAACCTGTTCGCCCGGTTTGGGCTGCCAGCCGCGTTGCACGCATCGCTCCCCGTGGTCCCGTTTCTTGTGTTGGGACCCGCATTTCGATTGTGGACTCAGCTTTACGCCAATGCAAGGGCTGTGCGGGGTATTGACTGGTGGGCATGGCGGGCTAAGGTGGATGCGGGAGGGCCGCATGGAACGCAGACTGCTCGTTGCCACAGGCAACCCGGGCAAGGTGGTAGAGCTCGCGGAGCTGCTGCGCAGTGCCCCCTACACCCTCGTCTCCCTGCGTGACCTCGGCCTGCCGGCGGAGATTGAGGAGCCCGCGGACACCTTTGAGGGCAACGCCGTCATCAAGGCCGAGGCCTATGCCCGCATGAGCGGCCTCCTGACCATTGCCGACGACTCCGGCCTCGAGGTCGACGCCCTCGACGGCGCCCCCGGCGTCCATTCCCGCCGCTTCGCCGGCGAGGATGCCTCTGACGACGACCGCACTGCCCTGGTGCTCGCGCGCCTCGACGGCGTCCCGTGGGAGCGCCGCACCGCGCGCTACCGTTGCGTGCTCGCGTTGGCCGCCCCCGGCGAGCCCACTGTCACATGTGAAGGGGCCTGTTCTGGTATCATTGACTATGGACCCCGTGGAGACGGCGGTTTTGGCTATGACCCCGTCTTCTATCTGCCGGACTACGGCAGGACCGTGGCGGAGCTCTCACTGGACGAGAAGAATCGCGTCAGCCATCGCGCGATGGCGGCCAGGGAGGCCGCCGCCGTGCTGATGGAGCGGGCCGCCAGGGAGCCGTAGCCCGCAAGAGGCTTTGCAGGAGCAATCATGCCGCTGGACACGCTGAAGAGGCCCCTCAGGGACCTCCGCATCTCGGTTACCGACCGGTGCAACTTCCGGTGCCCGTACTGCATGCCCTCCGAGGTCTTTGGCGAGCGCTACAAGTTCCTCTCCAAGGCGCAGATGCTCAGCTTTGAGGAGATAACCCGCCTCGCGTCTCTCTTCGTCGGCCTCGGCGTTGCCAAGCTCCGCATAACCGGCGGCGAACCCCTCGTCCGCGCCGACCTCGAGAAGCTCATCGCCATGCTTGCCGGCATCCCCGGCGTCCAGGACATGGCAATGACCACCAATGGCTACGTGCTGGCTGGGCATGCCCAGCCCCTCAGGGACGCCGGCCTCTCGCGTGTCACGGTTAGTCTCGACTCGCTGGACGAGGAGATATTCGGTCGCCTCAACGGCCTTGGCCACAGTGTCGATCGCGTGCTGGAGGGCATTCAGGCCGCCGCCGCCGCCGGGCTGACGCCCATCAAGGTCAATTCCGTCGTCGTGCGCGGCGTCAACGACCACACCGTCGTCGACCTCGCCCGCTGGTGCAAGGAGCGAGGCTACATCGCCCGCTTCATCGAGTTCATGGACGTGGGCAGTCTGAACGGCTGGGACGAGTCCCAGGTGGTGCCCGCACGGGAGGTCCTCGACCGCATCAATGAGGAGCTGCCGATTGAGCCCGCCACCCCCAACTACGCCGGTGAGGTCGCCCAGCGCTGGCGCTACGCTGACGGCCAGGGCGAGATGGGCGTCATCGCTTCCGTAACCGCCCCCTTCTGCGGCGACTGCACCCGCGCCCGCCTCTCCACCGACGGCAAGCTCTACACCTGCCTGTTCGGCACGG contains these protein-coding regions:
- a CDS encoding XTP/dITP diphosphatase translates to MERRLLVATGNPGKVVELAELLRSAPYTLVSLRDLGLPAEIEEPADTFEGNAVIKAEAYARMSGLLTIADDSGLEVDALDGAPGVHSRRFAGEDASDDDRTALVLARLDGVPWERRTARYRCVLALAAPGEPTVTCEGACSGIIDYGPRGDGGFGYDPVFYLPDYGRTVAELSLDEKNRVSHRAMAAREAAAVLMERAAREP
- the moaA gene encoding GTP 3',8-cyclase MoaA, which produces MPLDTLKRPLRDLRISVTDRCNFRCPYCMPSEVFGERYKFLSKAQMLSFEEITRLASLFVGLGVAKLRITGGEPLVRADLEKLIAMLAGIPGVQDMAMTTNGYVLAGHAQPLRDAGLSRVTVSLDSLDEEIFGRLNGLGHSVDRVLEGIQAAAAAGLTPIKVNSVVVRGVNDHTVVDLARWCKERGYIARFIEFMDVGSLNGWDESQVVPAREVLDRINEELPIEPATPNYAGEVAQRWRYADGQGEMGVIASVTAPFCGDCTRARLSTDGKLYTCLFGTDGADLMGPMRDGATDAELIAIIDGVWNNREDRYSELRASLRRALSVSTKGNGPRKVEMYKIGG